The Lucilia cuprina isolate Lc7/37 chromosome 5, ASM2204524v1, whole genome shotgun sequence genome includes a window with the following:
- the LOC124420043 gene encoding uncharacterized protein LOC124420043, whose protein sequence is MYNQSKGSNANNKVFHINSSIENDSNIDSIVKKFWELEEIPKESTKIYSEEQQECEEIFRNSVRRLSSGRFEVLLPFKSDTKLLGSSFETAKRRFISLERKLSKNNEIEQMYHDFMKEYFDLGHMSIVDKIPDFPYYFIPHQCVLRPQSSTTKLRVVFDASCRTSTHVSHLLMVGPTVQEELYSTLIRFRFHKYAITADIEKMYRQVLVGENDKNYQLILWRQNPSDSLNVFRLNTVTYGTASAPFLAIRCLIQLSDLYK, encoded by the coding sequence ATGTATAATCAATCAAAGGGATCTAACgccaataataaagtttttcatataaattcttCTATTGAAAACGATAGCAATATAGATTCTATCGTTAAAAAATTCTGGGAATTAGAAGAAATTCCGAAAGAATcgacaaaaatatattctgaagaGCAGCAGGAATGCGAGGAAATCTTTAGAAATTCAGTACGACGTTTATCGTCAGGACGATTTGAAGTCTTATTGCCTTTCAAATCTGATACAAAATTGCTAGGTTCATCTTTCGAAACCGCTAAAAGAAGATTTATTTCATTAGAacgaaaactttctaaaaataatgaaatcgaGCAAATGTATCATGATTTTATGAAAGAGTATTTCGACTTAGGTCATATGTCAATTGTAGACAAAATACCAGATTTTCCTTATTATTTCATTCCACATCAATGTGTATTGCGACCTCAGAGTAGTACTACTAAACTTCGAGTAGTTTTTGATGCTTCATGTCGAACTTCTACACATGTATCACATCTGTTAATGGTTGGTCCCACAGTGCAAGAAGAATTATATTCGACATTGATCCGTTTTCGTTTTCATAAATATGCGATCACTGcagatattgaaaaaatgtatcGTCAAGTTTTAGTTGGCGAAAACGATAAAAATTATCAATTGATCCTTTGGAGGCAGAATCCATCTGATAGTTTGAATGTGTTTCGCTTAAATACTGTGACTTATGGCACAGCATCTGCACCATTTTTAGCTATCAGATGTTTGATTCAATTAAGCGATTTATACAAATAG